From a single Candidatus Saccharibacteria bacterium genomic region:
- the rpsM gene encoding 30S ribosomal protein S13: MARISGVTIPNEKQIQIALTYVYGIGPKFAKDVLAAAKVDPTVRVKNLTDEEVSRIQDYINETYTVEGELQRVVSTNIKRLKEIKSYRGLRHAANLPSRGQRTRTNARTRRGKKVTVGGTAKKAPSKT, encoded by the coding sequence ATGGCTAGAATTTCTGGTGTAACCATTCCAAACGAAAAGCAGATTCAGATTGCCTTGACTTATGTTTACGGCATCGGACCGAAGTTTGCTAAAGATGTTTTAGCGGCAGCCAAAGTCGATCCTACGGTTAGAGTAAAAAACCTGACTGACGAAGAGGTCTCTAGAATCCAAGATTATATTAACGAAACCTACACTGTTGAAGGTGAGCTTCAGCGCGTAGTTAGCACGAATATTAAACGCCTTAAAGAAATCAAATCATACCGCGGATTGCGGCACGCCGCTAATCTTCCCTCCAGAGGACAGCGAACTCGCACCAACGCACGTACTAGGCGTGGTAAGAAGGTAACTGTAGGCGGAACGGCGAAGAAAGCGCCGTCTAAGACTTAA
- the rpsK gene encoding 30S ribosomal protein S11 → MPDSPAATAPSKKKKLKKTVAYGQMHVQATFNNTIVSFTDQAGGVLSTSSAGACGFRGSKKGTAYAAQVAAEKAANVAKTQYGLSKVDIFVKGIGQGRDMAMRAILNMDIAIESIKDVTGVPHGGVRPRKARRN, encoded by the coding sequence ATGCCAGACAGTCCAGCTGCAACAGCACCATCAAAAAAGAAAAAACTGAAAAAAACTGTTGCTTACGGACAAATGCATGTCCAGGCAACGTTCAACAACACCATTGTTAGCTTCACAGACCAAGCTGGAGGCGTATTATCGACGTCCAGCGCGGGTGCTTGCGGATTCCGCGGCAGCAAAAAAGGCACTGCATACGCAGCCCAGGTTGCGGCCGAAAAAGCTGCTAACGTAGCTAAAACCCAATACGGACTTTCAAAGGTAGACATTTTTGTTAAAGGTATTGGCCAAGGACGAGATATGGCGATGAGAGCTATTTTGAATATGGACATTGCTATTGAAAGCATCAAGGACGTCACCGGTGTTCCTCATGGCGGAGTTCGTCCAAGAAAGGCAAGGAGGAACTAG
- the rpmG gene encoding 50S ribosomal protein L33, whose translation MAKKGDKRKLVGLVSSETNHRTYYTVKNTMNTPDKLKLKKYDPIARKHVVYEETKKNLGRNEVKPRKG comes from the coding sequence ATGGCGAAAAAAGGCGATAAAAGAAAACTAGTTGGCCTGGTTAGCAGTGAGACAAACCATCGTACTTACTATACTGTTAAAAATACGATGAATACTCCAGACAAACTTAAGCTCAAAAAATACGACCCGATTGCAAGAAAACACGTGGTCTATGAAGAGACTAAGAAAAACCTAGGCCGCAACGAAGTCAAACCTCGTAAAGGCTAA
- the rpmJ gene encoding 50S ribosomal protein L36 — protein sequence MKVRASVKKISPDDKLVRRKGRLYVINKLKPKHKQRQG from the coding sequence ATGAAAGTCCGTGCAAGCGTAAAAAAAATCAGCCCCGACGATAAGTTGGTGCGCCGTAAAGGACGCCTTTACGTTATAAATAAATTAAAGCCTAAACACAAGCAAAGGCAGGGATAG
- the rplM gene encoding 50S ribosomal protein L13, whose translation MNKTYSAKPSDVTRNWWVVDAAEVPLGRLSTKIATLLTGKEKPQFTHHIDCGDFVVVINADKLIVTGNTAETDKMYYHHSGFPGGLTETSLAQQRVKDPTLIIEKAVRGMLPVNKLRPERLKRLKVYAGSEHTHAAQKPVAVRVGKEAK comes from the coding sequence ATGAATAAGACTTACAGCGCCAAGCCTTCAGATGTGACTAGAAACTGGTGGGTTGTCGATGCTGCAGAAGTCCCACTTGGACGTCTAAGCACCAAGATCGCGACGCTTCTAACAGGCAAAGAAAAACCTCAATTCACTCATCACATTGATTGCGGAGATTTTGTGGTCGTCATCAACGCCGACAAGCTAATTGTTACCGGCAACACAGCCGAAACCGACAAAATGTACTATCACCACAGCGGTTTTCCGGGTGGTTTAACAGAGACAAGTTTAGCTCAGCAACGTGTAAAAGACCCTACTTTGATTATTGAGAAGGCCGTTAGAGGAATGCTGCCAGTCAACAAACTACGACCTGAAAGATTAAAGCGACTTAAAGTTTACGCTGGTAGTGAACACACGCACGCTGCCCAGAAGCCAGTAGCGGTACGCGTAGGAAAGGAAGCAAAATAA
- the rpsD gene encoding 30S ribosomal protein S4, whose amino-acid sequence MARDRSSIVKQSRREGYALHPKAHKALVKRSGMPGASANGRRPNKPSQYALQMREKQKVKRLYGLLERQFENLMKEASRSRGQTGQTLLRFLEQRADNAVYRAGLAPSRRAARQLVSHGHFMLNGRRFDIPSVRLVAGDELIVRDHSKSSQYFKNLDTVSPPSEVTASWINADRKKLTIKVTGAPTRDDAELGINEQLIVEYYSR is encoded by the coding sequence ATGGCAAGAGATAGAAGCAGTATTGTTAAGCAGTCTCGCCGAGAAGGCTACGCTCTTCATCCTAAAGCACACAAAGCTTTAGTAAAACGCAGCGGAATGCCCGGCGCTAGTGCAAACGGTAGACGACCAAACAAACCTAGCCAATACGCGCTACAGATGCGCGAGAAGCAGAAAGTCAAAAGACTTTACGGTCTTCTTGAGAGACAATTTGAAAATCTAATGAAGGAAGCCTCCCGTTCTCGCGGCCAGACCGGCCAGACCTTGCTGAGGTTCCTAGAGCAGCGAGCCGACAATGCAGTCTATAGAGCAGGTTTAGCGCCTAGTCGTAGAGCCGCAAGACAGCTAGTTAGCCATGGACATTTCATGCTTAACGGACGCCGATTCGATATTCCTTCAGTAAGACTAGTTGCTGGAGACGAGCTAATAGTTCGTGATCACAGCAAAAGTAGCCAATATTTTAAGAATCTTGACACTGTCAGCCCACCGAGCGAAGTAACAGCTAGCTGGATTAACGCTGATCGCAAGAAACTAACAATCAAAGTAACCGGCGCCCCAACTCGTGATGATGCGGAGCTCGGAATTAACGAACAATTAATCGTCGAGTATTACTCACGCTAA
- the infA gene encoding translation initiation factor IF-1 has translation MASNKEVIELEGVIVETLPGTQFRVELNNGHQIIAHVAGRMRKHFIRIVPGDQVTVELTPYDLSKGRITYRKS, from the coding sequence ATGGCTAGCAATAAGGAAGTGATCGAGCTTGAAGGCGTTATTGTAGAGACCCTTCCGGGTACTCAGTTTCGTGTCGAGCTCAACAATGGCCATCAGATTATAGCCCATGTCGCCGGAAGAATGCGCAAGCACTTCATTCGCATAGTACCTGGCGACCAGGTAACGGTTGAGCTGACACCTTACGATCTCAGTAAGGGTCGAATAACCTACCGAAAATCGTAG
- a CDS encoding tetratricopeptide repeat protein, translating to MSAILIVFGLAVFALLSGKLKDEEASPVPLKLSDRLGGLWDIAHNGMRENRFLRAEKALLTILKIDQKNAAAYNRLGILYAKQKEFKDAIDCFEIASSIEPSASSLHNLGLIYYETEHYEKAALAFEQALKLEGDLAARHIAYAKVQEKLGNGRVVLSELEKAAELEPNQESFKLLHKAYLDRDMHEQASVIERRLQKMITTTTGKRRRILRPKRVVV from the coding sequence ATGTCTGCAATTTTAATCGTTTTTGGTTTGGCCGTTTTTGCTCTACTAAGTGGAAAGCTAAAAGACGAGGAAGCTTCACCCGTACCCCTCAAATTAAGCGATCGGCTAGGCGGTTTATGGGATATTGCCCATAACGGTATGCGTGAAAACCGTTTTTTAAGAGCTGAAAAAGCACTGCTAACAATACTGAAAATTGATCAAAAAAATGCAGCTGCCTACAACCGTCTCGGTATCCTTTATGCCAAACAGAAAGAGTTCAAAGATGCTATTGATTGTTTCGAAATTGCCAGTAGCATCGAGCCATCAGCGTCTTCACTACATAATCTCGGTCTAATATATTACGAAACGGAGCATTACGAAAAAGCAGCACTGGCATTCGAACAAGCCCTTAAGCTAGAGGGCGACCTAGCTGCAAGACATATTGCCTACGCAAAAGTTCAAGAAAAGTTAGGTAACGGCAGGGTGGTGCTAAGCGAACTAGAGAAAGCAGCTGAACTAGAACCAAACCAAGAATCTTTTAAACTTCTGCACAAAGCCTATTTGGACCGCGATATGCACGAGCAGGCAAGCGTAATTGAGCGTAGGCTGCAAAAGATGATTACAACCACCACAGGCAAACGCCGTCGCATACTTCGCCCCAAGCGCGTCGTTGTCTAA
- a CDS encoding glycoside hydrolase family 15 protein, producing MGRPVVLSNGQLVVGLNEKGFVHDFYFPYVGQENLTTSRKIHHRIGVHVDNQFSWLDDENWHTELGIDSTSLTTSIVMRSDKFGLRLHFSDFVDTEKNVFCRLLNIQNLRNEKRDVKVFFHQVFEISNHGRSDTAMFVPDGPYLLDYKGRLCLLAYARNNEGKDFDQYTCGSYGIEGKEGSFKDAEDGELTNNAVEHGGVDSVLRVSQQLEAAAEAEIEYWVLAHSSQFHLEREHEFMKREGAQARLEHTKDWWKNWLAPAMLRIDKLPLSDDERSAVVRSLMIIKAHCDQRGGIVASCDSSIYNYNRDYYSYVWPRDGCFVIWPLIRLGLYKEARKFFNFCSDIQTEDGYLMHKYLSDRSIGSTWHPLMRGQRHELAIQEDETAIVVFMLGEYLDYSKDEEFTNEMFQKFVVPAANFMARFIDLDTGLPHASYDLWEEKFLTHTYTVALTYRALLVAVSLAKRFGEDQNSDEWENAARKMQQNSKILFNEDSKSYRKGILLDASGDITFDNTIDVSSMYGPMMFEFGLDKALTAQTAHAVESKLKDSCPEGGVPRYEHDNYFATQPQYEGNPWFVTSLWLAQYYIRTGRLEDARQLIDWALEHRSSTETLPEQIGASGGARVGVEPLVWSHAELVNTLLDYYG from the coding sequence ATGGGTCGGCCTGTAGTTTTAAGTAACGGTCAGTTAGTTGTTGGTTTGAATGAAAAAGGTTTTGTTCACGATTTTTATTTTCCGTATGTCGGGCAAGAAAATCTGACTACTTCACGCAAGATCCACCACCGCATAGGCGTTCATGTGGATAATCAGTTCAGTTGGCTAGATGACGAGAATTGGCATACCGAGCTCGGTATTGATTCAACAAGTCTGACCACATCGATAGTTATGAGAAGCGACAAATTTGGGTTAAGACTGCATTTTTCAGATTTCGTAGACACTGAAAAAAACGTGTTTTGTCGCCTTTTGAATATCCAGAATCTTAGAAACGAAAAGCGCGATGTAAAGGTATTTTTCCATCAGGTTTTTGAAATTAGCAATCATGGTCGTAGCGATACGGCAATGTTTGTCCCGGACGGCCCATACCTACTTGATTACAAGGGTCGACTTTGCCTGTTAGCCTATGCGCGGAATAATGAAGGTAAAGATTTTGATCAATATACCTGTGGCTCATACGGCATTGAAGGTAAAGAAGGTTCTTTCAAAGATGCCGAGGACGGCGAATTAACAAATAATGCCGTTGAACATGGCGGAGTCGATTCAGTTTTAAGAGTGTCACAACAGCTAGAAGCTGCCGCAGAGGCTGAGATCGAGTACTGGGTTTTAGCGCACAGTTCTCAGTTCCATTTAGAGCGCGAACATGAATTTATGAAGCGCGAAGGCGCTCAAGCAAGGCTTGAACATACAAAGGATTGGTGGAAGAATTGGTTGGCTCCTGCCATGCTTCGTATTGATAAGCTGCCTCTTAGTGACGATGAGAGGTCTGCAGTCGTGCGCTCCCTCATGATTATTAAAGCTCACTGTGATCAACGAGGCGGTATTGTCGCTTCGTGTGACTCCTCAATCTACAACTATAACCGAGATTACTACAGTTACGTATGGCCACGTGATGGCTGCTTTGTAATTTGGCCACTGATTAGACTTGGATTATACAAAGAGGCTAGAAAGTTTTTCAATTTCTGCTCTGATATACAAACCGAAGACGGTTATCTGATGCACAAGTACCTTAGCGATCGCTCTATAGGAAGTACGTGGCATCCGCTTATGCGCGGTCAAAGACACGAGCTGGCAATACAGGAAGATGAAACTGCTATTGTCGTATTTATGCTCGGGGAGTATTTAGACTATTCCAAAGACGAAGAGTTTACTAATGAAATGTTTCAAAAGTTTGTGGTGCCGGCGGCGAACTTTATGGCTCGATTTATTGACCTAGACACTGGATTGCCGCACGCCAGTTACGATTTGTGGGAAGAAAAGTTTTTGACTCACACTTACACAGTTGCGTTAACCTATAGGGCACTACTGGTTGCAGTAAGTTTAGCCAAAAGATTCGGAGAAGATCAAAATAGTGATGAATGGGAAAACGCAGCACGTAAGATGCAGCAAAATTCTAAGATACTATTCAATGAGGATTCTAAGTCTTATCGAAAAGGAATCTTGCTCGATGCTAGTGGAGACATAACCTTCGATAATACGATCGACGTTTCCAGTATGTACGGTCCAATGATGTTTGAATTTGGTCTCGATAAAGCTTTAACTGCTCAGACTGCTCACGCTGTCGAGTCGAAATTAAAAGATTCATGCCCAGAAGGCGGCGTACCACGTTATGAACATGACAACTACTTTGCTACACAACCGCAATATGAGGGTAACCCATGGTTTGTGACATCTTTATGGCTAGCTCAGTACTATATAAGAACAGGTAGATTAGAAGATGCTCGACAACTAATTGATTGGGCACTAGAGCATCGAAGCAGCACCGAAACGCTACCAGAGCAGATAGGTGCAAGTGGCGGAGCAAGAGTCGGTGTCGAGCCATTAGTTTGGAGCCACGCCGAACTCGTAAATACCCTCCTAGACTACTATGGCTAA
- a CDS encoding RluA family pseudouridine synthase, with the protein MKSFTVSEEQGVVRADKFLAGLYPQYSRAAIAKLFEYDLVKKDSKSIKPGEKLKPGTLIEADISPLDQEPDVVELPILYEDNDVLVVDKPAGIISHSRGRYWQEPSVASFIRSHSKSALPQNGTPERSGIVHRLDRATSGVMITAKNERAMKFLQNQFQKRNVKKTYIALIESAPEKAEAIIDAAISRNPNDPKRFMVSAQGKSALTHYKTLTPTPSGVLLQLEPRTGRTHQLRLHLKYINRPIIGDEFYDGKPADRLFLHAASLKLKLPNGEDKTFTSKIPKAFYL; encoded by the coding sequence ATGAAAAGTTTTACTGTATCAGAAGAGCAGGGTGTCGTAAGAGCCGATAAGTTTTTAGCTGGCCTTTATCCTCAGTACTCCAGAGCTGCAATAGCAAAATTGTTTGAATATGACCTCGTAAAAAAAGACAGTAAAAGTATTAAACCCGGTGAAAAACTAAAGCCAGGCACACTAATCGAGGCCGACATCTCACCCCTAGATCAAGAGCCCGACGTTGTCGAACTACCTATTCTATACGAGGATAACGACGTTCTGGTAGTAGATAAACCAGCCGGTATTATTAGCCATAGCCGAGGTCGTTATTGGCAAGAGCCGTCTGTCGCGTCTTTTATTCGGTCTCATAGCAAAAGTGCCCTTCCGCAGAACGGCACACCAGAGCGTAGCGGCATAGTCCACCGTCTTGATAGAGCAACTAGCGGCGTCATGATTACAGCCAAGAACGAGCGCGCCATGAAATTTTTGCAGAATCAATTTCAAAAACGTAATGTAAAAAAAACATACATAGCGCTTATCGAGTCAGCGCCAGAAAAAGCCGAAGCAATCATCGATGCAGCGATTTCCAGAAATCCAAATGATCCAAAGCGTTTTATGGTCAGCGCGCAGGGTAAGTCTGCTTTGACGCACTACAAAACTTTGACTCCAACACCGAGCGGTGTACTCTTGCAGCTAGAGCCACGGACTGGCCGGACCCACCAACTTAGACTCCATCTAAAATACATAAATCGTCCGATAATTGGGGACGAATTCTATGACGGTAAACCCGCAGATCGGCTTTTTTTGCATGCAGCCAGTCTAAAGCTTAAGCTACCTAACGGTGAGGACAAAACCTTTACGAGTAAGATACCGAAGGCTTTTTACTTATGA
- the rplQ gene encoding 50S ribosomal protein L17 yields the protein MHRHGYKGKKFGRETDQRRALMKGLAESLVLHEKIETTLPKAKEIVPYIEKLITKAKKGDLHSRRQVIADLMTVEAAHKLVDELAPKLKSRNSGHVRVERTSLRRGDNAQLATVSFVEFDAAVKEENTATAKTEQTPKKKPAAKATQAKKPAAKKEAK from the coding sequence ATGCATAGACACGGATATAAAGGCAAGAAATTCGGACGAGAAACCGATCAACGGCGAGCGTTGATGAAGGGTCTCGCTGAATCACTTGTACTGCACGAAAAAATCGAGACTACTTTGCCTAAGGCAAAGGAAATCGTACCATACATTGAAAAACTAATTACTAAGGCTAAAAAAGGTGATCTTCATAGCCGTCGACAAGTAATTGCCGATCTGATGACAGTAGAGGCCGCCCACAAATTAGTTGATGAGTTAGCGCCAAAATTAAAATCAAGAAACAGCGGTCATGTACGAGTTGAGCGAACAAGCCTAAGAAGAGGCGATAACGCACAATTAGCTACAGTCTCATTTGTTGAGTTCGATGCTGCGGTCAAAGAGGAAAATACTGCAACTGCAAAGACTGAGCAAACTCCAAAGAAAAAGCCGGCCGCTAAAGCTACCCAGGCTAAGAAACCTGCGGCCAAGAAGGAGGCAAAATAA
- the rpsI gene encoding 30S ribosomal protein S9 produces the protein MAERYTYSLGRRKSAVASVRLTKGKGEITVNGKPANDYFAGSASLMHELFAPFRAIENEKSHNVSVKVTGGGHSAQIDAIRLGIAKCLATEKEELKSTLRRAGQLSRDTREKERKKFGLKGARKQRQFTKR, from the coding sequence ATGGCCGAAAGATATACTTACTCGCTCGGACGCCGCAAAAGCGCCGTAGCTAGCGTACGCTTAACAAAAGGCAAGGGCGAAATCACAGTGAACGGGAAACCAGCCAACGATTACTTTGCCGGAAGTGCCAGCTTGATGCATGAACTGTTTGCTCCTTTTAGAGCTATTGAAAATGAGAAGTCACACAACGTTTCTGTAAAAGTTACTGGCGGTGGCCATTCAGCACAAATTGACGCAATACGACTTGGAATTGCCAAGTGCCTAGCTACTGAAAAAGAAGAGCTCAAAAGCACGCTACGGCGAGCCGGGCAACTTAGCCGAGACACCCGAGAGAAAGAGCGCAAGAAGTTCGGTCTCAAAGGCGCCCGAAAACAACGCCAGTTTACCAAGCGATAG
- the trpS gene encoding tryptophan--tRNA ligase, translating to MSNKVILTGIRANNDLHIGNYFGALLPIVDMAKAKSEKYQINLFMPDLHSFTTPIDHNKLQSSIMNSLRVFVAAGLPLENPNVHIYRQSYVAAHSELTLLLNNFTGVGEMERMIQYKEKSTKLGKDRVSLGLLDYPVLQAADILLYGASYIPVGDDQTQHLEFTRDIAVRMNAKFGNLFTVPVSVKEQHEFFGKDQGLRIKDLADPTKKMSKSDETGKGVIFLNDSPEDARKKIMSAETDSFGKIAHDRERQPGISNLLELLELFGGNAQDFIGSASYGELKTAAADKVVEFLIDFQARLSQVNENQLRAKLASSEAAMNSQAGEVLAAVQKAVGLR from the coding sequence ATGAGTAATAAAGTAATATTAACTGGCATACGCGCCAATAATGATCTGCACATTGGCAACTACTTTGGTGCGTTATTGCCAATTGTAGACATGGCAAAGGCAAAATCTGAAAAATATCAGATTAATTTGTTTATGCCTGATCTACATAGTTTTACTACGCCAATCGACCATAATAAATTACAGTCGAGCATCATGAACTCGTTGAGAGTTTTTGTGGCTGCAGGTTTACCTTTAGAAAACCCAAATGTACATATTTATCGGCAAAGTTACGTAGCAGCGCACAGTGAGCTAACCTTGCTACTAAACAACTTTACTGGCGTTGGCGAAATGGAAAGAATGATCCAGTATAAAGAAAAATCGACAAAACTGGGTAAGGATAGGGTTAGTCTAGGTCTACTTGATTACCCAGTGCTGCAAGCTGCCGATATATTGTTGTATGGTGCTTCGTATATACCTGTTGGCGATGACCAGACTCAACACCTAGAATTTACCCGAGATATTGCCGTACGTATGAACGCTAAATTTGGCAACCTGTTTACCGTGCCAGTATCAGTCAAAGAACAGCACGAATTTTTTGGCAAAGACCAAGGTTTACGTATCAAAGACCTAGCCGATCCTACCAAAAAGATGAGCAAAAGTGACGAAACAGGCAAGGGTGTAATATTCTTAAATGACAGCCCAGAAGATGCACGTAAAAAGATTATGTCGGCCGAAACTGACAGTTTTGGCAAAATTGCGCATGATAGAGAGCGACAACCCGGTATATCCAATCTGCTTGAGCTGCTAGAGCTATTTGGAGGAAACGCCCAAGATTTTATTGGCTCGGCTAGTTATGGGGAGCTCAAGACTGCTGCTGCCGATAAAGTCGTAGAGTTTTTGATCGATTTTCAAGCAAGGTTGTCACAAGTTAATGAGAACCAACTCCGAGCTAAGTTGGCGTCAAGCGAAGCGGCCATGAACAGTCAGGCTGGCGAGGTATTGGCAGCAGTCCAGAAAGCTGTCGGACTTAGATGA
- a CDS encoding DNA-directed RNA polymerase subunit alpha, which translates to MSKTIHTPSLASVTDHGKTSATFVIEPLHTGYGMTLGNSLRRVLLSSVAGAAVTSFKIDGATHEFTTIKGVVEDVIDIMQNLKQIRFRVYSDEPQTLRIEKKGAGAVTAKDIKTNADVEIVNPDQLIATLADKASFGADIVVDTGRGYRTIEESGARRASTDMVAIDAIFSPVLRVRYKVENTRVGQMTDLDKVVMTIETDGSISPQDAFEEAAAILVNQYTALAGQTRVAVSAPLGSSQKSADTEISEDPGTASLSMSIEDLNLSARTTNALINNDIATLKDLVSLTDVELRDLKGFGSKALDEVKQYMAELEL; encoded by the coding sequence ATGTCAAAAACTATTCACACACCTTCACTAGCATCAGTAACCGACCATGGTAAGACTTCGGCAACTTTTGTTATTGAGCCACTACACACTGGTTACGGTATGACTCTTGGAAACAGCCTTCGTCGAGTACTATTATCTAGCGTCGCAGGCGCAGCGGTCACGTCATTTAAGATCGACGGTGCAACACACGAATTCACAACTATTAAAGGCGTCGTAGAAGACGTCATTGATATCATGCAAAATCTCAAGCAAATTCGCTTTAGGGTCTACAGCGATGAACCACAAACACTACGTATCGAGAAGAAAGGTGCCGGCGCAGTAACCGCTAAGGACATCAAGACTAATGCAGATGTTGAGATAGTAAACCCGGATCAGCTTATTGCCACTTTAGCCGACAAAGCTAGTTTTGGTGCTGATATTGTCGTCGACACTGGGCGTGGCTATCGCACCATCGAAGAATCTGGTGCACGACGTGCTAGCACTGACATGGTAGCTATTGACGCTATCTTTAGCCCAGTGCTTCGAGTTCGTTACAAAGTAGAGAATACACGCGTAGGACAAATGACTGATCTTGATAAGGTCGTCATGACAATCGAAACAGATGGCAGCATTTCACCTCAAGATGCTTTTGAAGAAGCTGCTGCTATTTTGGTTAATCAGTATACAGCGCTTGCCGGACAAACTCGTGTTGCTGTCAGTGCGCCGCTGGGTTCATCGCAGAAGTCGGCCGATACCGAGATAAGCGAAGATCCGGGCACGGCTAGCCTTAGTATGTCAATCGAGGATCTCAATCTAAGTGCTCGAACAACCAATGCGCTAATTAACAACGACATTGCCACACTAAAAGACTTAGTGTCGTTAACTGATGTAGAGCTACGAGACCTTAAAGGCTTTGGCAGTAAAGCCCTCGATGAAGTCAAACAATATATGGCGGAATTGGAACTATAA